A genomic region of Notamacropus eugenii isolate mMacEug1 chromosome 3, mMacEug1.pri_v2, whole genome shotgun sequence contains the following coding sequences:
- the BICD2 gene encoding protein bicaudal D homolog 2 isoform X2 encodes MAGAMEEEEYAKLVMESQPEWLRAEVKRLFHELGETTREKIQAAEYGLVVLEEKQQLKLQYEELELEYETIRSEMEQLKEAFGQAHTNHKKVAADGESREETLIQESATKEEYYVRKVLELQTELKQLRNVLTNTQSENERLNSVAQELKEINQNVEVQRARLRDDIKEYKFREARLLQDYTELEEENICLQKQVSILKQNQVEFEGLKHEIKRLEEETEYLNSQLEDAIRLKEISERQLEESLETLKTEREQKNNLRKELSHYMNINDSMYSGHLSFSLDGLKFSDEAAEPNNDDVVVNGFEHSGLHKMAACDSNKTSTPKKEEGFPPAPSLVSDLLSELNISEIQKLKQQLVQMEREKMTLLSTLQESQKQLESTRGALSEQHEKVSRLTENLTAMKRLQVSKERQSALDNEKERDSHEDGDYYEVDINGPEILECKYKVAVAEMGDLREELKTLKGRYEECTSRYAEEKGRYETEGRALAEKIALLEKASRLDREHVARLEKELKKVSDVAGETQGSLSVAQDELVTFSEELANLYHHVCMCNNETPNRVMLDYYKEGKGGGRTSPEGRGRRSPILLSKGLLAIDLSKAENGSGDSSPSPSSSLPSPVADPRKEPMNIYNLIAIIRDQIKHLQAAVDRTVELSRQRVATQELGPAADKDKEALMEEILKLKSLLSTKREQIATLRTVLKANKQTAEVALANLKSKYENEKAMVTETMMKLRNELKALKEDAATFSSLRAMFATRCDEYVTQLDEMQRQLAAAEDEKKTLNSLLRMAIQQKLALTQRLEHLELDHEQAKRGRTKSASKGKANTPSL; translated from the exons GCCTTTGGACAAGCTCACACCAATCACAAGAAGGTAGCTGCAGATGGTGAGAGCCGCGAGGAGACCCTCATCCAGGAGTCAGCCACCAAGGAGGAGTACTACGTGCGCAAGGTCCTGGAGCTGCAGACAGAGCTGAAACAGCTGCGCAACGTCCTGACCAACACGCAGTCAGAGAATGAGAGGCTGAATTCTGTGGCCCAAGAGCTGAAGGAG ATCAACCAGAACGTGGAGGTCCAGAGGGCGCGTTTGCGGGACGACATTAAGGAGTACAAGTTCAGAGAAGCCCGCCTGCTGCAGGACTACACTGAGCTGGAGGAGGAGAACATCTGCCTCCAGAAACAAGTGTCCATCTTGAAGCAAAACCAA GTGGAGTTTGAAGGCCTCAAACATGAGATCAAAAGGCTGGAAGAGGAAACGGAGTATCTGAACAGCCAGCTGGAGGACGCGATCCGCCTCAAGGAAATCTCTGAGCGCCAGCTGGAGGAGTCCCTGGAGACGCTGAAGACTGAGCGAGAACAGAAGAACAACCTTCGGAAGGAGCTGTCCCACTACATGAACATCAATGACTCCATGTACAGCGGCCACCTCAGCTTCTCCCTGGACGGCCTCAAGTTCAGCGACGAGGCGGCCGAGCCCAATAATGACGATGTCGTGGTCAATGGCTTCGAGCACAGTGGCCTGCACAAGATGGCGGCCTGTGACAGCAACAAGACGTCCACACCCAAGAAGGAGGAGGGCTTCCCGCCGGCACCCAGCCTGGTGTCGGACCTGCTGAGTGAACTCAACATCTCGGAGATCCAGAAACTGAAGCAGCAGCTGGTGCAG ATGGAGCGAGAAAAGATGACGCTGTTGTCAACACTGCAGGAGTCACAGAAGCAGCTTGAGTCCACTCGTGGAGCCCTGTCTGAACAACACGAGAAGGTCAGCCGCCTCACTGAGAACCTCACGGCCATGAAGAGGCTGCAGGTCAGCAAGGAGCGCCAGTCGGCCCTGGACAATGAGAAGGAGCGTGACAGCCATGAAGACGGCGACTACTATGAGGTGGACATCAACGGTCCCGAGATCCTGGAGTGTAAGTACAAGGTGGCCGTGGCAGAGATGGGCGACCTCCGGGAGGAACTGAAGACCCTGAAGGGCCGCTACGAGGAGTGCACATCCAGGTACGCAGAGGAAAAGGGCCGCTACGAGACTGAAGGCCGAGCCCTGGCAGAGAAGATCGCGCTGCTGGAGAAGGCCAGCCGGCTGGACCGAGAGCATGTGGCCAGGCTGgagaaggagctgaagaaggtGAGCGATGTGGCTGGGGAGACACAAGGCAGCCTGAGCGTGGCGCAGGATGAGCTGGTGACTTTCAGTGAGGAGCTGGCCAACCTTTACCACCATGTCTGCATGTGCAACAATGAGACACCCAACAGGGTGATGCTGGATTACTACAAGGAGGGCAAGGGTGGTGGACGCACCAGCCCCGAGGGCAGAGGCAGGCGCTCACCCATCCTGCTGTCCAAGGGGCTCCTGGCCATCGACTTGAGTAAGGCGGAGAATGGGAGTGGTGACAGCTCGCCCTCTCCTAGCTCCTCCTTGCCATCCCCTGTGGCAGACCCCCGCAAGGAGCCCATGAACATTTACAACCTGATCGCCATAATCCGGGACCAGATCAAGCATCTGCAGGCGGCCGTGGACCGCACAGTGGAGCTCTCTCGCCAGCGTGTGGCTACACAGGAGCTGGGGCCAGCTGCAGACAAAGACAAGGAGGCCCTGATGGAGGAGATTCTAAAGCTGAAGTCTCTGCTGAGCACCAAGAGGGAGCAGATTGCCACTCTGAGGACTGTGCTGAAGGCCAACAAGCAG ACAGCTGAAGTAGCCCTAGCCAACCTGAAGAGCAAATACGAGAATGAGAAGGCCATGGTGACGGAGACCATGATGAAACTCCGCAATGAGCTGAAAGCCCTCAAGGAGGACGCCGCAACCTTCTCTTCTCTGCGGGCCATGTTTGCTACCAG ATGTGATGAGTACGTCACCCAGCTGGACGAGATGCAGCGTCAGCTTGCAGCCGCCGAGGACGAGAAGAAAACCCTGAACTCCCTGCTCCGTATGGCCATCCAGCAGAAGCTGGCCCTGACGCAGCGACTGGAGCATCTGGAGCTCGACCATGAGCAGGCAAAGAGGGGCCGCACCAAATCAGCCTCCAAAGGCAAGGCCAACACCCCCAGT CTGTAG
- the BICD2 gene encoding protein bicaudal D homolog 2 isoform X1, which yields MAGAMEEEEYAKLVMESQPEWLRAEVKRLFHELGETTREKIQAAEYGLVVLEEKQQLKLQYEELELEYETIRSEMEQLKEAFGQAHTNHKKVAADGESREETLIQESATKEEYYVRKVLELQTELKQLRNVLTNTQSENERLNSVAQELKEINQNVEVQRARLRDDIKEYKFREARLLQDYTELEEENICLQKQVSILKQNQVEFEGLKHEIKRLEEETEYLNSQLEDAIRLKEISERQLEESLETLKTEREQKNNLRKELSHYMNINDSMYSGHLSFSLDGLKFSDEAAEPNNDDVVVNGFEHSGLHKMAACDSNKTSTPKKEEGFPPAPSLVSDLLSELNISEIQKLKQQLVQMEREKMTLLSTLQESQKQLESTRGALSEQHEKVSRLTENLTAMKRLQVSKERQSALDNEKERDSHEDGDYYEVDINGPEILECKYKVAVAEMGDLREELKTLKGRYEECTSRYAEEKGRYETEGRALAEKIALLEKASRLDREHVARLEKELKKVSDVAGETQGSLSVAQDELVTFSEELANLYHHVCMCNNETPNRVMLDYYKEGKGGGRTSPEGRGRRSPILLSKGLLAIDLSKAENGSGDSSPSPSSSLPSPVADPRKEPMNIYNLIAIIRDQIKHLQAAVDRTVELSRQRVATQELGPAADKDKEALMEEILKLKSLLSTKREQIATLRTVLKANKQTAEVALANLKSKYENEKAMVTETMMKLRNELKALKEDAATFSSLRAMFATRCDEYVTQLDEMQRQLAAAEDEKKTLNSLLRMAIQQKLALTQRLEHLELDHEQAKRGRTKSASKGKANTPSVSHLRSCADRPEGAVLGSQVFCSEKYKIYCD from the exons GCCTTTGGACAAGCTCACACCAATCACAAGAAGGTAGCTGCAGATGGTGAGAGCCGCGAGGAGACCCTCATCCAGGAGTCAGCCACCAAGGAGGAGTACTACGTGCGCAAGGTCCTGGAGCTGCAGACAGAGCTGAAACAGCTGCGCAACGTCCTGACCAACACGCAGTCAGAGAATGAGAGGCTGAATTCTGTGGCCCAAGAGCTGAAGGAG ATCAACCAGAACGTGGAGGTCCAGAGGGCGCGTTTGCGGGACGACATTAAGGAGTACAAGTTCAGAGAAGCCCGCCTGCTGCAGGACTACACTGAGCTGGAGGAGGAGAACATCTGCCTCCAGAAACAAGTGTCCATCTTGAAGCAAAACCAA GTGGAGTTTGAAGGCCTCAAACATGAGATCAAAAGGCTGGAAGAGGAAACGGAGTATCTGAACAGCCAGCTGGAGGACGCGATCCGCCTCAAGGAAATCTCTGAGCGCCAGCTGGAGGAGTCCCTGGAGACGCTGAAGACTGAGCGAGAACAGAAGAACAACCTTCGGAAGGAGCTGTCCCACTACATGAACATCAATGACTCCATGTACAGCGGCCACCTCAGCTTCTCCCTGGACGGCCTCAAGTTCAGCGACGAGGCGGCCGAGCCCAATAATGACGATGTCGTGGTCAATGGCTTCGAGCACAGTGGCCTGCACAAGATGGCGGCCTGTGACAGCAACAAGACGTCCACACCCAAGAAGGAGGAGGGCTTCCCGCCGGCACCCAGCCTGGTGTCGGACCTGCTGAGTGAACTCAACATCTCGGAGATCCAGAAACTGAAGCAGCAGCTGGTGCAG ATGGAGCGAGAAAAGATGACGCTGTTGTCAACACTGCAGGAGTCACAGAAGCAGCTTGAGTCCACTCGTGGAGCCCTGTCTGAACAACACGAGAAGGTCAGCCGCCTCACTGAGAACCTCACGGCCATGAAGAGGCTGCAGGTCAGCAAGGAGCGCCAGTCGGCCCTGGACAATGAGAAGGAGCGTGACAGCCATGAAGACGGCGACTACTATGAGGTGGACATCAACGGTCCCGAGATCCTGGAGTGTAAGTACAAGGTGGCCGTGGCAGAGATGGGCGACCTCCGGGAGGAACTGAAGACCCTGAAGGGCCGCTACGAGGAGTGCACATCCAGGTACGCAGAGGAAAAGGGCCGCTACGAGACTGAAGGCCGAGCCCTGGCAGAGAAGATCGCGCTGCTGGAGAAGGCCAGCCGGCTGGACCGAGAGCATGTGGCCAGGCTGgagaaggagctgaagaaggtGAGCGATGTGGCTGGGGAGACACAAGGCAGCCTGAGCGTGGCGCAGGATGAGCTGGTGACTTTCAGTGAGGAGCTGGCCAACCTTTACCACCATGTCTGCATGTGCAACAATGAGACACCCAACAGGGTGATGCTGGATTACTACAAGGAGGGCAAGGGTGGTGGACGCACCAGCCCCGAGGGCAGAGGCAGGCGCTCACCCATCCTGCTGTCCAAGGGGCTCCTGGCCATCGACTTGAGTAAGGCGGAGAATGGGAGTGGTGACAGCTCGCCCTCTCCTAGCTCCTCCTTGCCATCCCCTGTGGCAGACCCCCGCAAGGAGCCCATGAACATTTACAACCTGATCGCCATAATCCGGGACCAGATCAAGCATCTGCAGGCGGCCGTGGACCGCACAGTGGAGCTCTCTCGCCAGCGTGTGGCTACACAGGAGCTGGGGCCAGCTGCAGACAAAGACAAGGAGGCCCTGATGGAGGAGATTCTAAAGCTGAAGTCTCTGCTGAGCACCAAGAGGGAGCAGATTGCCACTCTGAGGACTGTGCTGAAGGCCAACAAGCAG ACAGCTGAAGTAGCCCTAGCCAACCTGAAGAGCAAATACGAGAATGAGAAGGCCATGGTGACGGAGACCATGATGAAACTCCGCAATGAGCTGAAAGCCCTCAAGGAGGACGCCGCAACCTTCTCTTCTCTGCGGGCCATGTTTGCTACCAG ATGTGATGAGTACGTCACCCAGCTGGACGAGATGCAGCGTCAGCTTGCAGCCGCCGAGGACGAGAAGAAAACCCTGAACTCCCTGCTCCGTATGGCCATCCAGCAGAAGCTGGCCCTGACGCAGCGACTGGAGCATCTGGAGCTCGACCATGAGCAGGCAAAGAGGGGCCGCACCAAATCAGCCTCCAAAGGCAAGGCCAACACCCCCAGTGTAAGTCACCTGCGGTCCTGTGCAGACAGGCCCGAGGGGGCCGTGCTTGGCAGCCAGGTGTTCTGCAGCGAGAAGTATAAGATTTACTGTGACTAG
- the BICD2 gene encoding protein bicaudal D homolog 2 isoform X3 — translation MAGAMEEEEYAKLVMESQPEWLRAEVKRLFHELGETTREKIQAAEYGLVVLEEKQQLKLQYEELELEYETIRSEMEQLKEAFGQAHTNHKKVAADGESREETLIQESATKEEYYVRKVLELQTELKQLRNVLTNTQSENERLNSVAQELKEINQNVEVQRARLRDDIKEYKFREARLLQDYTELEEENICLQKQVSILKQNQVEFEGLKHEIKRLEEETEYLNSQLEDAIRLKEISERQLEESLETLKTEREQKNNLRKELSHYMNINDSMYSGHLSFSLDGLKFSDEAAEPNNDDVVVNGFEHSGLHKMAACDSNKTSTPKKEEGFPPAPSLVSDLLSELNISEIQKLKQQLVQMEREKMTLLSTLQESQKQLESTRGALSEQHEKVSRLTENLTAMKRLQVSKERQSALDNEKERDSHEDGDYYEVDINGPEILECKYKVAVAEMGDLREELKTLKGRYEECTSRYAEEKGRYETEGRALAEKIALLEKASRLDREHVARLEKELKKVSDVAGETQGSLSVAQDELVTFSEELANLYHHVCMCNNETPNRVMLDYYKEGKGGGRTSPEGRGRRSPILLSKGLLAIDLSKAENGSGDSSPSPSSSLPSPVADPRKEPMNIYNLIAIIRDQIKHLQAAVDRTVELSRQRVATQELGPAADKDKEALMEEILKLKSLLSTKREQIATLRTVLKANKQTAEVALANLKSKYENEKAMVTETMMKLRNELKALKEDAATFSSLRAMFATRCDEYVTQLDEMQRQLAAAEDEKKTLNSLLRMAIQQKLALTQRLEHLELDHEQAKRGRTKSASKAVE, via the exons GCCTTTGGACAAGCTCACACCAATCACAAGAAGGTAGCTGCAGATGGTGAGAGCCGCGAGGAGACCCTCATCCAGGAGTCAGCCACCAAGGAGGAGTACTACGTGCGCAAGGTCCTGGAGCTGCAGACAGAGCTGAAACAGCTGCGCAACGTCCTGACCAACACGCAGTCAGAGAATGAGAGGCTGAATTCTGTGGCCCAAGAGCTGAAGGAG ATCAACCAGAACGTGGAGGTCCAGAGGGCGCGTTTGCGGGACGACATTAAGGAGTACAAGTTCAGAGAAGCCCGCCTGCTGCAGGACTACACTGAGCTGGAGGAGGAGAACATCTGCCTCCAGAAACAAGTGTCCATCTTGAAGCAAAACCAA GTGGAGTTTGAAGGCCTCAAACATGAGATCAAAAGGCTGGAAGAGGAAACGGAGTATCTGAACAGCCAGCTGGAGGACGCGATCCGCCTCAAGGAAATCTCTGAGCGCCAGCTGGAGGAGTCCCTGGAGACGCTGAAGACTGAGCGAGAACAGAAGAACAACCTTCGGAAGGAGCTGTCCCACTACATGAACATCAATGACTCCATGTACAGCGGCCACCTCAGCTTCTCCCTGGACGGCCTCAAGTTCAGCGACGAGGCGGCCGAGCCCAATAATGACGATGTCGTGGTCAATGGCTTCGAGCACAGTGGCCTGCACAAGATGGCGGCCTGTGACAGCAACAAGACGTCCACACCCAAGAAGGAGGAGGGCTTCCCGCCGGCACCCAGCCTGGTGTCGGACCTGCTGAGTGAACTCAACATCTCGGAGATCCAGAAACTGAAGCAGCAGCTGGTGCAG ATGGAGCGAGAAAAGATGACGCTGTTGTCAACACTGCAGGAGTCACAGAAGCAGCTTGAGTCCACTCGTGGAGCCCTGTCTGAACAACACGAGAAGGTCAGCCGCCTCACTGAGAACCTCACGGCCATGAAGAGGCTGCAGGTCAGCAAGGAGCGCCAGTCGGCCCTGGACAATGAGAAGGAGCGTGACAGCCATGAAGACGGCGACTACTATGAGGTGGACATCAACGGTCCCGAGATCCTGGAGTGTAAGTACAAGGTGGCCGTGGCAGAGATGGGCGACCTCCGGGAGGAACTGAAGACCCTGAAGGGCCGCTACGAGGAGTGCACATCCAGGTACGCAGAGGAAAAGGGCCGCTACGAGACTGAAGGCCGAGCCCTGGCAGAGAAGATCGCGCTGCTGGAGAAGGCCAGCCGGCTGGACCGAGAGCATGTGGCCAGGCTGgagaaggagctgaagaaggtGAGCGATGTGGCTGGGGAGACACAAGGCAGCCTGAGCGTGGCGCAGGATGAGCTGGTGACTTTCAGTGAGGAGCTGGCCAACCTTTACCACCATGTCTGCATGTGCAACAATGAGACACCCAACAGGGTGATGCTGGATTACTACAAGGAGGGCAAGGGTGGTGGACGCACCAGCCCCGAGGGCAGAGGCAGGCGCTCACCCATCCTGCTGTCCAAGGGGCTCCTGGCCATCGACTTGAGTAAGGCGGAGAATGGGAGTGGTGACAGCTCGCCCTCTCCTAGCTCCTCCTTGCCATCCCCTGTGGCAGACCCCCGCAAGGAGCCCATGAACATTTACAACCTGATCGCCATAATCCGGGACCAGATCAAGCATCTGCAGGCGGCCGTGGACCGCACAGTGGAGCTCTCTCGCCAGCGTGTGGCTACACAGGAGCTGGGGCCAGCTGCAGACAAAGACAAGGAGGCCCTGATGGAGGAGATTCTAAAGCTGAAGTCTCTGCTGAGCACCAAGAGGGAGCAGATTGCCACTCTGAGGACTGTGCTGAAGGCCAACAAGCAG ACAGCTGAAGTAGCCCTAGCCAACCTGAAGAGCAAATACGAGAATGAGAAGGCCATGGTGACGGAGACCATGATGAAACTCCGCAATGAGCTGAAAGCCCTCAAGGAGGACGCCGCAACCTTCTCTTCTCTGCGGGCCATGTTTGCTACCAG ATGTGATGAGTACGTCACCCAGCTGGACGAGATGCAGCGTCAGCTTGCAGCCGCCGAGGACGAGAAGAAAACCCTGAACTCCCTGCTCCGTATGGCCATCCAGCAGAAGCTGGCCCTGACGCAGCGACTGGAGCATCTGGAGCTCGACCATGAGCAGGCAAAGAGGGGCCGCACCAAATCAGCCTCCAAAG CTGTAGAGTAG